GAATTGCGTACACCACTCACATCTATGAATAGCTATATTGAAGCATTAGAACAAGGTGCGTGGAAAGATGAACAGATTGCACCACAATTCTTGTCAGTTACACGTGAAGAAACAGAACGAATGATTCGACTGGTGAATGATCTCTTACATCTCTCTAAAATGGATAATGAGACAGAAGAAATTACGAAAGAGATTGTCGATTTTAATCTGTTTATCAATAAGGTTATTAATCGCCATGAAATGTCAGCGAAAGATACGACATTTGTACGAGATATACCAAGTCAGACGATTTTCACAGAAATTGATCCAGATAAGATGACACAAGTATTTGATAATGTCATTACCAATGCATTGAAATATTCGCGTGGTCAGAAGCGGGTAGAGTTTCATGTGAAACATAATCCGTCACATCGACGTCTCACAGTGCGTATTAAAGATAATGGGATTGGTATTCCTGTGAATAAAGTCGATAAAATATTTGATCGCTTTTTCCGTGTAGATAAGGCACGTACGCGAAAAATGGGTGGTACAGGTCTCGGCTTAGCGATTTCTAAGGAGATTGTAGAAGCACATAAAGGACGTATATGGGCCAATAGTGTAGAGGGTCAAGGGACATCGATCTTCATTACACTACCTTGTGAAATCATAGAAGATGGTGATTGGGATGCAAGTTAAGGAACTCATAAAGTCCATTACACTCATCATACTAGTCATATCGAGCATGGTACTCACATTATTAATTTGGAACTTTTCTCCTGATACGGCAGATGTGGACAACGAACCAACAAAAGAAAATACAAAAGCGATTGGTCCCCGATTCAATGCAGATATCAACCAAGTGGTGTCTCCTTTTCAATTGGTACATGTTAATGGTGTGCATGTTGAAGGAATGCCAGCAACAAGCGAAGTCAATGAACTGGCAAATGCATTTACGAAACAACATATTCATAAGGTCGTCTATATTGAGAATGACCAATCACTTTTATTGAGAGAACTGAGTGATCATTTTCTTGTTTTAGACTACCCGACAGACGTCCCGCTCTCTATGTATTTGAGTGAAGTCCTAGATTTGCAGGCCAAAGTACCGAATCAATTTAAGTTTGATCGTCTGATTTATGATATTGATCCAACAGATAACTTAGTTGTGTACGCAATTGATAGTACACGTCATCGCGCAGTTAAAATGACAACATCTATTAAGACAAGTGCTATTAAAAATCATTTATCAGAGCTTAAAGTGGCATTGCGCCCTTATACGAATTTATCAATGAATGAAGATACAATTAATAAGGCAACATATCTTTATGCGCCGAAAGCCCCTGAAAATTTAAAAACGTATCGTACTATTTTTAATCACATTAGTGCTGAAGATTTGAACAGTATTTTATTTGATGACACACCTATTGTACGTACGACGGAGAGTGGAAATACGATTTATAACAATAATACGGGTGTAGTGAACTATGATCCGGATAAGAAAACATATCATTATACGAACTTGTCAGAAGATGAATATAGTACGCGTGATATGAATATCAGTATTCCAAGAACTTTTGATTATATTAATGAACATGGTGGTTTTACAGATGATTTTCGTCTCTTTGATGCAAATAAAGATCAAGGCTTAATTACGTATCAAATGTTCTTGAATGGGCGCCCTATCTTTTATCAGAACCAACTGAATCAAATTCTAGTTAGTTGGGGAGAACGTGGTATTTTTGAATATAGTAGAGGCTTATTGAAAACGAATGTGACAATTGATAATGGTAAAAAACCTAAGGCGTTACCGACGCTTGAAGATGTTAGAGGTAAATTGGCAAGCAGTAATCAAGTCGACTTCAGAAAGGTCGAGCAATTAGTTGTTGGTTACAAAATGGTATCTCAAAAAGGTCCTGACGATCGAATGGAAATTCAAGAAAATAGTCAGTTTGTACCGACGTGGTTTGTGAAATACGAAGGAAAATGGTATAAATTTGATGATGGGGAGTTGATTGAACAATGAATTGGAAACGTACCAAAACATTATTCATTATCGTCTTCTTTCTCATCAATATCAGTTTAGGCATCATGTATGTTGATAAGTATAACAAGTCAAAAGTAAATCCGTCTGATGGCGACAATGGTGTGAACTTCACACAAGAAAATATTAAATTACCAAAAAATATACCAGAAGTAAGCAAAGTTAAGATGCAATTGATTACAGCACGCTCACATCAATTTGAAAGCAATGCAGAAGAACAGAGTGATGAGAGTCAAAGTGATGAAGGCTATGTTTTAACGAAACAAGTCAATGAGACGGTTAATGTCAAATTAGACCCAATCTCCCATTTAAAACCATATATTAACGATCATGTCTATAAAGGGAATGAGTATCAATTCCATGATACAGAAGATGGATCTATTAGCTATGAGCAGACATATGAAGGATTCCCGATCATGAATAATCAGCGTGCAGCGTTAACATTTATGACAGAAAATGATCGGGTGAAATCATATAAACAAGCAGCGATGGAAGACATCCGTCCGTCTAAAGGGACAAATAATAAACGTCATCAAGTTATCAGTGCTCATAAAGCATTAGAGGCTCTGTATTACAATCAGTACCTTCAAGATGGCGATGAAGTGATAAACTTACGATTAGGTTATTATACAGTGGTTAAAGAAACAAATCTTCAAGTGCTTCAAGCAAACTGGGAGATTCGTGTGAAACATGGTAAAGAGACAAAAACGTATTATGTAGAAGCTGTCTCATCGAATCCGAAAATTATAGAACAGTAGAAAGGGTGGTCACTTGATACGTATGAGTGTACTTGCAAGTGGTAGTACGGGAAATGCCACTTATATAGAGAATGATAAGGGTAGTCTACTTGTGGATGTCGGTCTGACAGGTAAAAAGATGGAAGGTTTATTTGAACAAATAGACCGCAAAATTGAAAATTTAAACGGAATTCTTGTGACACATGAACATGTCGATCATATTAAAGGACTAGGCGTTATCGCGCGTAAATATGGATTGCCTATTTATGCGAATGAAAAAACATGGTCATGTATCGATAAGAAAGACAGCAAAATTCCCACTGATCAGAAATTTATTTTTAATCCATATGAAACGAAATCAATTGCAGGATTTGATATTGAATCATTCAACGTCTCACATGATGCGATTGATCCACAATTTTATATTTTCCATAACGATTATAAAAAATTGACGCTGATTACAGATACAGGATATGTGTCCGATCGTATGAAAGGTATGATCCGTGGTAGTGATGCCTTTGTATTTGAAAGCAATCACGATGTAGACATGTTGCGTATGGGTCGTTACCCATGGAAGACGAAACAACGTATTTTAAGTGATATGGGGCATGTATCTAATGAAGATGCTGCTTATGCGATGAGAGATGTCATCACAGGTCAGACGAAACGTATCTATTTGTCGCATCTGTCTCAAGACAACAATATGAAAGACCTGGCACGAATGAGTGTTGGACAAATATTACAAGAACACGATATTGATACGAATAATGAAGTGAAATTGTGTGATACGGATAAAGAACAGGCAACACCAATTTATACACTATAAAACGATATAATGAAGAAAGGTCATGAGATACAATGCTGTTATTGAAGCATGTGTACGTCATGGCCTTTTTTGTTGTATAGTATAAAATGAATAAATGCACAGGATATACAGTCATTTATCCCCATAACTGTGCACAAATTAATCAACAATTGTTAATATCCACATGTTAATAAACGGTTTATCAATAAGGTTATACACATATCCACAGAGTTATGCACAAAAATTTGTGTTTTCATTGGTATTTCTATTATTTTTTATATACATAAGTTGTATAATCAAAGACTCTTATGTGAATAAGTTAATAACATGTGGATAACTTATTAAAATATACACATAAGGAGCATTATATGAAAATTACAGTCATTGCAGTTGGGAAATTAAAAGAAAAATATTGGAAACAAGCCATATCAGAATATGAAAAACGACTCGGTGCCTATACGAAAATTGAGATCATTGAAGTCCCTGATGAAAAAGCACCTGAAACAATGAGTGATAAAGAAGTAGAACAAGTGAAATATAAAGAAGGACAACGTATTCTTGCTAAAATCAAACCACAATCTACAGTCATCACACTAGAAATACAAGGTAAGATGTTAAGTTCAGAAGCATTAGCACAGGAAATTCAACAGCGTATGACACGTGGGACAAGTGACTTTATCTTTGTCATTGGTGGGTCTAATGGTTTACATCAGGATGTATTGAACCGTAGTGACTATGCACTATCATTCAGTAAAATGACTTTCCCTCATCAAATGATGCGTGTGATTTTACTGGAGCAAGTGTATCGTGCGTTTAAGATCATGCGTGGCGAAGCGTATCACAAATAAAACTAAAAAATAAGTTGTATGTAACTCACTTTGAAATTGATTGAATATATAGTATCTTTAATAAAATGCAGCTATTGTGGCGTAGAATTTGAGAATCAAAAAAGGATTAATATAGTTTGAAGAGACTGAGCATAAATACTAGAAAAATGGCCAGTAAATGAGTTTATT
This region of Staphylococcus sp. IVB6240 genomic DNA includes:
- the rlmH gene encoding 23S rRNA (pseudouridine(1915)-N(3))-methyltransferase RlmH, producing the protein MKITVIAVGKLKEKYWKQAISEYEKRLGAYTKIEIIEVPDEKAPETMSDKEVEQVKYKEGQRILAKIKPQSTVITLEIQGKMLSSEALAQEIQQRMTRGTSDFIFVIGGSNGLHQDVLNRSDYALSFSKMTFPHQMMRVILLEQVYRAFKIMRGEAYHK
- a CDS encoding MBL fold metallo-hydrolase, with product MSVLASGSTGNATYIENDKGSLLVDVGLTGKKMEGLFEQIDRKIENLNGILVTHEHVDHIKGLGVIARKYGLPIYANEKTWSCIDKKDSKIPTDQKFIFNPYETKSIAGFDIESFNVSHDAIDPQFYIFHNDYKKLTLITDTGYVSDRMKGMIRGSDAFVFESNHDVDMLRMGRYPWKTKQRILSDMGHVSNEDAAYAMRDVITGQTKRIYLSHLSQDNNMKDLARMSVGQILQEHDIDTNNEVKLCDTDKEQATPIYTL
- the yycI gene encoding two-component system regulatory protein YycI gives rise to the protein MNWKRTKTLFIIVFFLINISLGIMYVDKYNKSKVNPSDGDNGVNFTQENIKLPKNIPEVSKVKMQLITARSHQFESNAEEQSDESQSDEGYVLTKQVNETVNVKLDPISHLKPYINDHVYKGNEYQFHDTEDGSISYEQTYEGFPIMNNQRAALTFMTENDRVKSYKQAAMEDIRPSKGTNNKRHQVISAHKALEALYYNQYLQDGDEVINLRLGYYTVVKETNLQVLQANWEIRVKHGKETKTYYVEAVSSNPKIIEQ
- the yycH gene encoding two-component system activity regulator YycH, coding for MQVKELIKSITLIILVISSMVLTLLIWNFSPDTADVDNEPTKENTKAIGPRFNADINQVVSPFQLVHVNGVHVEGMPATSEVNELANAFTKQHIHKVVYIENDQSLLLRELSDHFLVLDYPTDVPLSMYLSEVLDLQAKVPNQFKFDRLIYDIDPTDNLVVYAIDSTRHRAVKMTTSIKTSAIKNHLSELKVALRPYTNLSMNEDTINKATYLYAPKAPENLKTYRTIFNHISAEDLNSILFDDTPIVRTTESGNTIYNNNTGVVNYDPDKKTYHYTNLSEDEYSTRDMNISIPRTFDYINEHGGFTDDFRLFDANKDQGLITYQMFLNGRPIFYQNQLNQILVSWGERGIFEYSRGLLKTNVTIDNGKKPKALPTLEDVRGKLASSNQVDFRKVEQLVVGYKMVSQKGPDDRMEIQENSQFVPTWFVKYEGKWYKFDDGELIEQ